A section of the Streptomyces sp. CG1 genome encodes:
- a CDS encoding response regulator transcription factor, with the protein MEQTHTSQSGAATTTPGAQRRVLVVEDDPTIVDAIAARLRAEGFLVQTAMDGPAAVDTAEAWQPDLLILDIMLPGFDGLEVCRRVQAQRPVPVLMLTARDDETDMLVGLGVGADDYMTKPFSMRELAARVHVLLRRVERAALAAATPRSGILRLGELEIDHAQRRVRVKSEDVHLTPTEFDLLVCLANTPRAVLSREQLLAEVWDWADASGTRTVDSHIKALRRKIGAERIRTVHGVGYALETPTP; encoded by the coding sequence ATGGAGCAGACACACACCTCCCAGAGCGGCGCGGCGACGACCACCCCGGGCGCACAGCGCCGGGTGCTGGTCGTCGAGGACGATCCCACGATCGTCGACGCCATCGCGGCCCGGCTCCGCGCCGAGGGATTTCTCGTACAGACCGCGATGGACGGCCCGGCCGCCGTCGACACGGCCGAGGCCTGGCAGCCCGACCTGCTGATCCTCGACATCATGCTGCCGGGCTTCGACGGCCTGGAGGTCTGCCGGCGGGTGCAGGCACAGCGCCCGGTGCCGGTGCTGATGCTGACCGCGCGCGACGACGAGACGGACATGCTGGTCGGTCTCGGGGTCGGCGCGGACGACTACATGACCAAGCCGTTCTCGATGCGGGAGCTGGCCGCACGGGTGCACGTACTGCTGCGCCGGGTGGAGCGGGCGGCCCTGGCCGCCGCGACGCCGCGCTCGGGCATCCTGCGCCTCGGTGAGCTGGAGATCGACCACGCGCAGCGCCGGGTGCGGGTGAAGTCCGAGGACGTCCATCTGACGCCCACCGAGTTCGACCTGCTGGTGTGCCTGGCGAACACCCCTCGCGCGGTGCTCTCCCGGGAGCAGCTGCTGGCCGAGGTGTGGGACTGGGCGGACGCCTCCGGCACCCGCACGGTCGACAGCCACATCAAGGCGCTGCGCCGGAAGATCGGCGCCGAGCGGATCCGCACCGTGCACGGCGTCGGGTACGCCCTGGAGACGCCCACGCCATGA
- a CDS encoding spermidine synthase — translation MTAVYDSPVVLDRRDGPYGEVVLRRHGGLLQIIANGCFLMDTSDGRSERLLVDAAYDALDGRPAPKVLIGGLGVGFSLAHAAADPRWGRITVVEREPAVVGWHRDGPLAEVSAGALGDPRTEVVEDDLVAFVHETCDTFDALCLDIDNGPGWTVTDDNHTLYSPAGLAACSKVLRPGGVLAVWSAEPSPEFEGTLRNAGFRQVRTEEVPVARGVPDAVHLGVRPG, via the coding sequence ATGACTGCCGTGTACGACTCCCCCGTGGTCCTCGACCGGCGCGACGGCCCGTACGGCGAGGTGGTGCTGCGCCGGCACGGAGGGCTGTTGCAGATCATCGCCAACGGCTGTTTCCTGATGGACACCTCCGACGGCCGCTCGGAGCGGCTCCTGGTCGACGCCGCGTACGACGCGCTGGACGGGCGGCCGGCACCAAAAGTGCTGATCGGCGGGCTGGGCGTGGGATTCTCACTCGCACATGCCGCCGCGGACCCCAGGTGGGGGCGGATCACCGTCGTCGAGCGGGAACCGGCCGTCGTCGGCTGGCACCGGGACGGGCCGCTGGCGGAGGTGTCTGCCGGGGCGCTCGGCGATCCGCGCACCGAGGTCGTGGAAGACGATCTCGTTGCGTTCGTTCATGAGACTTGTGACACGTTCGACGCACTCTGCCTGGACATCGACAACGGTCCCGGCTGGACGGTCACGGACGACAATCACACCCTGTACTCACCGGCCGGACTCGCCGCCTGCTCAAAGGTGTTGAGACCCGGCGGGGTGCTCGCGGTGTGGTCGGCCGAGCCCTCTCCGGAATTTGAAGGAACCTTGCGGAATGCCGGGTTCCGGCAGGTGCGTACCGAAGAGGTGCCCGTTGCCCGGGGCGTTCCGGACGCGGTGCACCTCGGCGTCAGACCTGGATAG
- the lon gene encoding endopeptidase La, with protein MAAESTAFTLVLPVLPLDDEVVLPGMVVPLDLSDADVRAAVEAAQAAARSEPGKPRVLLVPRIDGTYAKTGVLGTVEQVGRLADGDPGALIRGRSRVRIGAGTTGPGAALWVEGARIDESVPDPLPGQVADLVKEYKALATTWLKRRGAWQVVDRVQAIEGVSALADNSGYSPFLTTEQKVELLETADPVARLKLATQQLREHLAEQDVAETIAKDVQEGVDKQQREFLLRRQLEAVRKELRELNGEQDGEESDDYRARVEAADLPEKVREAALKEVDKLERSSDQSPEGSWIRTWLDTVLEMPWKERTEDAYDIQGAKAILDAEHAGLEDVKARITEYLAVRKRRSDRGLGVIGGRRGGAVLALVGPPGVGKTSLGESVAHAMGRKFVRVALGGVRDEAEIRGHRRTYVGALPGRIVRAVKEAGSMNPVVLLDEIDKVGSDYRGDPAAALLEVLDPAQNHTFRDHYLEVELDLSDVVFLATANVLEAIPEALADRMEIVRLDGYTEDEKVVIARDHLLPRQLERAGLGKDEVTIDEGALRKLAGEYTREAGVRTLERSVARLLRKIAAQHELGERELPFTVRDADLRGLIGRPHHVPESAQDPAERRTSVPGVATGLAVTGAGGDVLFVEASLADPETGAAGLTLTGQLGDVMKESAQIALSFLRSHGAELELPVGDLKDRGAHIHFPAGAVPKDGPSAGITMTTALASLLSGRLVRTDVAMTGEVSLTGRVLPIGGVKQKLLAAQRAGVTTVIIPKRNEPDLDDVPAEVLDKLDVHTVTDVRQVLELALAPATNGAAPEVPVAA; from the coding sequence ATGGCTGCTGAGTCCACGGCGTTCACGCTCGTACTGCCCGTGCTGCCGCTCGACGACGAGGTCGTGCTGCCCGGCATGGTGGTTCCGCTGGACCTGAGTGATGCCGACGTACGGGCCGCGGTGGAGGCCGCACAGGCCGCCGCCCGGTCGGAGCCGGGCAAGCCCAGGGTGCTGCTGGTGCCACGCATCGACGGCACGTACGCGAAGACCGGTGTGCTGGGCACGGTCGAGCAGGTCGGCCGGCTGGCCGACGGTGACCCGGGGGCTCTGATCCGCGGCCGGAGCCGCGTGCGGATCGGCGCCGGCACCACGGGTCCCGGCGCCGCCCTGTGGGTCGAGGGCGCGCGGATCGACGAGAGCGTGCCGGACCCGCTGCCGGGTCAGGTCGCGGACCTGGTCAAGGAGTACAAGGCGCTCGCCACCACCTGGCTGAAGAGGCGCGGCGCCTGGCAGGTCGTCGACCGCGTCCAGGCCATCGAGGGCGTCTCCGCGCTCGCCGACAACTCCGGCTACTCGCCGTTCCTCACCACGGAACAGAAGGTCGAACTGCTGGAGACCGCCGACCCGGTGGCCCGGCTCAAGCTCGCCACGCAGCAGCTCCGCGAGCACCTCGCCGAGCAGGACGTGGCCGAGACCATCGCCAAGGACGTCCAGGAGGGCGTCGACAAGCAGCAGCGCGAGTTCCTGCTCCGCCGCCAGCTGGAGGCCGTCCGCAAGGAACTGCGCGAGCTGAACGGCGAGCAGGACGGCGAGGAGTCCGACGACTACCGCGCCCGCGTGGAGGCCGCCGACCTGCCGGAGAAGGTCCGCGAGGCCGCGCTCAAGGAGGTCGACAAGCTCGAGCGGTCCAGCGACCAGTCCCCGGAGGGCTCCTGGATCCGCACCTGGCTGGACACCGTCCTCGAAATGCCGTGGAAGGAACGGACGGAGGATGCCTACGACATCCAGGGCGCCAAGGCGATCCTGGACGCCGAGCACGCCGGCCTGGAGGACGTGAAGGCGCGCATCACCGAGTACCTCGCGGTGCGCAAGCGCCGCAGCGACCGTGGCCTCGGCGTCATCGGCGGCCGGCGCGGCGGCGCCGTACTGGCCCTCGTCGGCCCGCCCGGCGTCGGCAAGACGTCGCTCGGCGAGTCCGTCGCGCACGCGATGGGCCGCAAGTTCGTCCGCGTCGCCCTCGGCGGCGTCCGCGACGAGGCCGAGATCCGCGGCCACCGCCGTACGTACGTCGGTGCGCTGCCCGGCCGGATCGTGCGGGCCGTCAAGGAGGCCGGGTCCATGAACCCGGTGGTCCTGCTGGACGAGATCGACAAGGTGGGCTCCGACTACCGCGGCGACCCGGCCGCGGCCCTGCTCGAAGTCCTGGACCCGGCGCAGAACCACACCTTCCGGGACCACTACCTGGAGGTCGAACTCGACCTGTCGGACGTGGTCTTCCTGGCCACCGCCAACGTCCTGGAGGCCATCCCGGAGGCGCTGGCCGACCGGATGGAGATCGTCCGCCTGGACGGCTACACCGAGGACGAGAAGGTCGTCATCGCCCGCGACCACCTGCTCCCGCGTCAGCTGGAGCGGGCGGGACTCGGCAAGGACGAGGTCACGATCGACGAGGGCGCGCTGCGTAAGCTCGCCGGCGAGTACACCCGCGAGGCGGGCGTGCGCACCCTGGAGCGGTCCGTCGCGCGCCTGCTCCGCAAGATCGCGGCCCAGCACGAACTCGGCGAGCGGGAGCTGCCGTTCACCGTCCGGGACGCGGACCTGCGCGGTCTGATCGGGCGCCCGCACCATGTGCCCGAGTCCGCCCAGGACCCGGCCGAGCGCCGTACGTCCGTGCCGGGCGTGGCGACCGGTCTCGCGGTCACCGGAGCCGGCGGTGACGTCCTCTTCGTCGAGGCGTCCCTCGCCGACCCGGAGACGGGCGCGGCGGGGCTCACCCTCACCGGTCAGCTCGGTGACGTGATGAAGGAGTCGGCGCAGATCGCGTTGAGCTTCCTGCGCAGCCACGGCGCCGAACTGGAGCTGCCGGTCGGCGACTTGAAGGACCGGGGTGCGCACATCCACTTCCCGGCGGGCGCGGTCCCGAAGGACGGCCCGAGCGCCGGCATCACGATGACCACGGCGCTGGCGTCGTTGCTCTCCGGGCGCCTGGTGCGCACGGACGTGGCGATGACCGGTGAGGTGTCGCTGACCGGCCGGGTGCTGCCCATCGGCGGTGTGAAGCAGAAGCTGCTCGCCGCCCAGCGCGCCGGGGTGACCACCGTGATCATCCCCAAGCGCAACGAACCCGACCTGGACGACGTCCCGGCCGAGGTGCTGGACAAGCTCGACGTCCACACCGTGACCGACGTCCGCCAGGTCCTGGAGCTGGCGCTCGCCCCCGCGACGAACGGGGCGGCGCCGGAGGTTCCCGTGGCGGCGTGA
- a CDS encoding sensor histidine kinase: MSSDGRPAARRSPREDPWGGVRPFSIKTKLGALVVIAVLITTGLSIVAVHTKTELRFITVFSMIATLLITQFVAHSLTMPLDEMNAVARSISQGDYTRRVSQGRRDELGDLAQTINIMADELEAQDRQRKELVANVSHELRTPIAGLRAVLENIVDGVTEADQETMRTALKQTERLGRLVETLLDLSRLDNGVVPLKMRRFEVWPYLSGVLKEANMVASARAGIASGSGSHTRTDVHLHLDVSPPELTAHADPERIHQVVANLIDNAVKHSPPHGRVTVKARRGPQPESLELEVLDEGPGIPRSEWHRVFERFNRGAVTRPHGPGSDGGTGLGLAIARWAVDLHGGRIGVAESERGCRIIVTLPGLSSVPS, encoded by the coding sequence ATGAGCAGCGACGGGCGCCCTGCCGCACGGAGGAGCCCCAGGGAGGATCCCTGGGGCGGCGTACGCCCGTTCTCGATCAAGACCAAGCTGGGCGCGCTCGTCGTCATCGCGGTGCTGATCACCACCGGACTGTCGATCGTCGCGGTGCACACCAAGACCGAGCTGCGCTTCATCACCGTCTTCTCGATGATCGCCACGCTGCTGATCACCCAGTTCGTGGCGCATTCGCTGACCATGCCGCTCGACGAGATGAACGCGGTGGCGCGGTCGATCTCCCAGGGCGACTACACCCGCCGGGTGAGCCAGGGCCGCCGGGACGAGCTGGGCGACCTGGCCCAGACGATCAACATCATGGCGGACGAGCTGGAGGCCCAGGACCGCCAGCGAAAAGAGCTGGTCGCGAACGTCTCCCATGAGCTGCGGACGCCCATCGCCGGGCTGCGCGCGGTGCTGGAGAACATCGTCGACGGGGTCACCGAGGCCGACCAGGAGACCATGCGGACGGCCCTGAAGCAGACCGAGCGGCTCGGCCGGCTGGTCGAGACCCTGCTGGACCTGTCCCGGCTCGACAACGGCGTCGTACCGCTGAAGATGCGCCGTTTCGAGGTGTGGCCGTATCTCTCGGGCGTGCTGAAGGAGGCCAACATGGTGGCCTCGGCGCGGGCCGGCATCGCCTCCGGCTCCGGCAGCCACACCCGTACCGACGTCCATCTGCACCTGGACGTCTCCCCGCCGGAGCTGACCGCGCACGCGGATCCCGAGCGGATCCACCAGGTCGTGGCCAATCTGATCGACAACGCGGTCAAGCACAGCCCGCCGCACGGCCGGGTGACGGTGAAGGCGCGGCGCGGGCCGCAGCCGGAGTCGCTGGAGCTGGAGGTCCTGGACGAGGGCCCCGGCATTCCGCGCTCGGAGTGGCACCGGGTGTTCGAGCGGTTCAACCGGGGCGCGGTGACCCGGCCGCACGGTCCGGGCAGCGACGGCGGTACGGGGCTCGGGCTGGCGATCGCCCGCTGGGCGGTGGATCTGCACGGCGGCCGGATCGGTGTGGCCGAATCCGAGCGGGGCTGCCGGATCATCGTCACCCTTCCGGGACTGTCTTCCGTTCCAAGTTGA
- a CDS encoding rhomboid-like protein encodes MERTATGPAAAATPPLPGMPLPDGTAVVPAPALADLLDGMPRQRHATVPAPVPVVDLALAPASVEARPAVRFPRVWQLLPTPAGTPFTFAYMAVLAVTSLIAAVADPALVNALCQASSTDVAHLVRSPVVVLLASALWIAGGILSPYSLAFVLVLTALERRIGGARAACVFLAGHVLATLATEIPVGIAVLVGHLPTTSLHRLDYGISFGVAASIGALAGLLRPWLRWPLIALVSWLLVSDLIEFVDPMTDWGHLIALSIGLSSWPFVRRWAQPA; translated from the coding sequence GTGGAACGGACCGCGACGGGCCCAGCGGCGGCCGCGACGCCACCTCTGCCGGGCATGCCCCTGCCCGACGGCACCGCCGTCGTCCCGGCCCCGGCGCTGGCCGATCTGCTGGACGGCATGCCGCGCCAGCGGCACGCGACAGTCCCCGCTCCCGTCCCCGTAGTGGACCTCGCCCTCGCCCCCGCCTCCGTCGAAGCGCGCCCGGCCGTACGGTTCCCGCGCGTCTGGCAGCTGCTGCCCACCCCGGCCGGCACCCCGTTCACCTTCGCCTACATGGCCGTCCTGGCCGTCACCTCGCTGATCGCGGCCGTGGCCGATCCCGCTCTGGTGAACGCCCTCTGCCAGGCCTCCAGCACGGACGTGGCCCACCTGGTGCGCTCGCCCGTGGTGGTGCTGCTGGCGAGCGCGCTGTGGATCGCGGGCGGCATCCTGTCGCCGTACTCGCTCGCGTTCGTGCTCGTTCTGACCGCGCTGGAGCGGCGCATAGGCGGTGCGCGGGCCGCCTGTGTCTTCCTGGCCGGCCACGTCCTGGCCACGCTCGCGACGGAGATCCCGGTGGGCATCGCCGTCCTGGTCGGCCATCTCCCCACCACCTCGCTGCACCGCCTCGACTACGGCATCAGCTTCGGCGTGGCCGCCAGTATCGGCGCCCTGGCCGGCCTCCTCAGGCCCTGGCTCCGCTGGCCCCTCATCGCCCTGGTGAGCTGGCTGCTCGTGAGCGACCTGATCGAGTTCGTGGACCCGATGACGGACTGGGGCCACTTGATCGCCCTGTCCATAGGGCTGTCGAGCTGGCCTTTTGTACGTCGCTGGGCACAGCCGGCCTGA
- a CDS encoding multifunctional oxoglutarate decarboxylase/oxoglutarate dehydrogenase thiamine pyrophosphate-binding subunit/dihydrolipoyllysine-residue succinyltransferase subunit yields the protein MSPQSPSNPSVSTDDQAGKNPAAAFGPNEWLVDEIYQQYLQDPNSVDRAWWDFFADYKPGAPVTPAAAGTAAAGAVATTTAPQAQPAAPAQAAAAPAPAAPKPAAAPAPAPAPAAQAPAPAKPAQPAQAPAQPKPKAAAPAAAAPAAPEGPELVTLRGPAAAVAKNMNASLELPTATSVRAVPVKLLFDNRIVINNHLKRARGGKISFTHLIGYAMVQAIKAMPAMNYAFGEKDGKPTLIKPAHVNLGLAIDLVKPNGDRQLVVAAIKKAETLNFFEFWQAYEDIVRRARDGKLTMDDFTGVTVSLTNPGGLGTVHSVPRLMPGQSVIMGVGSMDYPAEFQGTSQDTLNKLGVSKVMTLTSTYDHRVIQGAASGEFLRQVANLLLGENGFYDDIFEALRIPYEPVRWLKDIDASHDDDVTKAARVFELIHSYRVRGHVMADTDPLEYKQRKHPDLDITEHGLTLWDLEREFAVGGFAGKSLMKLRDILGVLRDSYCRTIGIEFMHIQDPKQRKWIQDRVERPHSKMEREEQLRILRRLNAAEAFETFLQTKYVGQKRFSLEGGESVIPLLDAVIDSAAESRLDEVVIGMAHRGRLNVLANIVGKSYAQIFREFEGNLDPKSMHGSGDVKYHLGAQGTFTGLDGEQITVSLAANPSHLETVDPVIEGIARAKQDIINKGGTDFTVLPVALHGDAAFAGQGVVAETLNMSQLRGYRTGGTVHIVINNQVGFTAAPESSRSSMYATDVARMIEAPIFHVNGDDPEAVVRVARLAFEFRQAFNKDVVIDLICYRRRGHNESDNPAFTQPLMYDLIDKKRSVRKLYTESLIGRGDITLEEAEQALQDYQGQLEKVFTEVREAVTSPQGTGPVPDPQADFPVAASTAISSEVVKRIAESQVNIPDTFHVHPRLLPQLQRRATMVEDGTIDWGMGETLAVGSLLLEGTPVRLSGQDSQRGTFGQRHAVLIDRETGEEYTPLQYLAEEQARYNVYNSLLSEYAVMGFEYGYSLARPDALVMWEAQFGDFVNGAQTVVDEYISAAEQKWGQTSGVTLLLPHGYEGQGPDHSSARVERFLQLCAQNNMTVAMPTLPSNYFHLLRWQVHNPHHKPLVVFTPKSMLRLKAAASKTEEFTSGQFRPVIGDETVDPAAVRKVVFVAGKLYYDLEAERQKRGITDTAIIRLERLYPLPGAELQAEIKKYPNAEKYLWAQEEPANQGAWPFIALNLIDHLDLAVGADVPHGERLRRISRPHGSSPAVGSAKRHQAEQEQLVREVFEA from the coding sequence GTGTCGCCACAGTCCCCCAGTAACCCGAGCGTCTCCACCGACGACCAAGCCGGGAAGAACCCCGCTGCCGCGTTCGGTCCGAACGAGTGGCTCGTCGACGAGATCTATCAGCAGTACCTCCAGGACCCGAATTCGGTAGACCGCGCCTGGTGGGACTTCTTCGCCGATTACAAGCCGGGGGCTCCTGTCACCCCGGCTGCGGCGGGTACTGCGGCCGCGGGGGCCGTAGCCACCACCACGGCCCCGCAGGCCCAGCCCGCGGCCCCGGCCCAGGCCGCCGCCGCGCCGGCTCCCGCCGCCCCGAAGCCCGCCGCGGCCCCCGCCCCGGCACCGGCTCCCGCGGCTCAGGCCCCGGCCCCGGCCAAGCCGGCGCAGCCCGCACAGGCGCCCGCTCAGCCGAAGCCGAAGGCCGCCGCCCCCGCCGCGGCGGCCCCCGCGGCCCCCGAGGGCCCGGAGCTGGTCACGCTGCGCGGCCCGGCCGCCGCGGTCGCGAAGAACATGAACGCCTCGCTGGAGCTGCCGACGGCCACCTCGGTCCGCGCGGTCCCGGTGAAGCTGCTGTTCGACAACCGCATCGTCATCAACAACCACCTCAAGCGCGCCCGCGGCGGGAAGATCTCCTTCACGCACCTGATCGGGTACGCGATGGTGCAGGCCATCAAGGCCATGCCGGCGATGAACTACGCGTTCGGTGAGAAGGACGGCAAGCCGACCCTCATCAAGCCGGCGCACGTCAACCTCGGTCTGGCCATCGACCTGGTGAAGCCCAACGGCGACCGCCAGCTCGTCGTGGCCGCCATCAAGAAGGCCGAGACGCTGAACTTCTTCGAGTTCTGGCAGGCCTACGAGGACATCGTCCGCCGCGCCCGTGACGGCAAGCTGACGATGGACGACTTCACCGGAGTCACGGTCTCCCTGACCAACCCCGGCGGCCTCGGCACCGTCCACTCGGTCCCGCGTCTGATGCCCGGCCAGTCCGTGATCATGGGCGTCGGCTCCATGGACTACCCGGCGGAGTTCCAGGGCACCAGCCAGGACACGCTGAACAAGCTCGGTGTCTCGAAGGTCATGACGCTCACGTCGACCTACGACCACCGGGTGATCCAGGGCGCCGCCTCCGGCGAGTTCCTGCGCCAGGTCGCGAACCTGCTCCTCGGCGAGAACGGCTTCTACGACGACATCTTCGAGGCCCTGCGCATCCCCTACGAGCCGGTCCGCTGGCTCAAGGACATCGACGCCAGCCACGACGACGACGTCACCAAGGCCGCCCGCGTCTTCGAGCTGATCCACTCCTACCGGGTCCGCGGCCATGTCATGGCCGACACCGACCCGCTGGAGTACAAGCAGCGCAAGCACCCCGACCTGGACATCACCGAGCACGGGCTCACCCTGTGGGACCTGGAGCGCGAGTTCGCGGTCGGCGGCTTCGCCGGCAAGTCCCTGATGAAGCTGCGCGACATCCTCGGCGTGCTGCGCGACTCGTACTGCCGCACCATCGGCATCGAGTTCATGCACATCCAGGACCCCAAGCAGCGCAAGTGGATCCAGGACCGCGTGGAGCGCCCGCACTCCAAGATGGAGCGCGAGGAGCAGCTGCGGATCCTGCGCCGGCTGAACGCCGCGGAGGCCTTCGAGACCTTCCTGCAGACGAAGTACGTCGGCCAGAAGCGGTTCTCGCTGGAGGGCGGCGAGTCCGTCATCCCGCTGCTGGACGCGGTGATCGACTCCGCGGCCGAGTCCCGCCTGGACGAGGTCGTCATCGGCATGGCCCACCGCGGCCGGCTGAACGTGCTGGCGAACATCGTGGGCAAGTCGTACGCGCAGATCTTCCGCGAGTTCGAGGGCAACCTCGACCCGAAGTCGATGCACGGCTCCGGCGACGTGAAGTACCACCTGGGCGCCCAGGGCACCTTCACCGGCCTGGACGGCGAGCAGATCACGGTCTCGCTGGCCGCGAACCCCTCCCACCTGGAGACGGTCGACCCGGTCATCGAGGGCATCGCCCGCGCCAAGCAGGACATCATCAACAAGGGCGGCACGGACTTCACGGTCCTGCCGGTCGCGCTGCACGGCGACGCGGCCTTCGCGGGCCAGGGCGTGGTGGCCGAGACCCTGAACATGTCGCAGCTGCGCGGCTACCGCACCGGCGGCACGGTCCACATCGTCATCAACAACCAGGTCGGCTTCACCGCGGCCCCCGAGTCCTCGCGTTCCTCCATGTACGCGACGGACGTGGCCCGCATGATCGAGGCCCCGATCTTCCACGTGAACGGCGACGACCCGGAGGCCGTCGTGCGTGTTGCCCGCCTGGCTTTCGAGTTCCGCCAGGCGTTCAACAAGGACGTGGTGATCGACCTCATCTGCTACCGCCGCCGCGGTCACAACGAGTCGGACAACCCGGCCTTCACCCAGCCGCTGATGTACGACCTGATCGACAAGAAGCGCTCGGTGCGCAAGCTGTACACCGAGTCCCTGATCGGTCGCGGCGACATCACCCTGGAAGAGGCCGAGCAGGCCCTGCAGGACTACCAGGGGCAGCTGGAGAAGGTCTTCACGGAGGTCCGCGAGGCCGTCACGTCCCCGCAGGGCACCGGCCCGGTGCCGGACCCGCAGGCGGACTTCCCGGTCGCCGCGAGCACCGCGATCTCCTCGGAGGTCGTCAAGCGCATCGCCGAGTCCCAGGTCAACATCCCGGACACCTTCCACGTGCACCCGCGTCTGCTGCCGCAGCTGCAGCGCCGGGCGACGATGGTCGAGGACGGCACGATCGACTGGGGCATGGGCGAAACGCTCGCTGTGGGCTCCCTGCTCCTTGAGGGCACCCCGGTCCGGCTGTCCGGCCAGGACTCCCAGCGCGGCACCTTCGGCCAGCGCCACGCGGTCCTCATCGACCGCGAGACGGGCGAGGAGTACACCCCGCTGCAGTACCTCGCCGAGGAGCAGGCGCGCTACAACGTCTACAACTCCCTGCTGTCCGAGTACGCGGTCATGGGCTTCGAGTACGGCTACTCGCTGGCCCGTCCCGACGCGCTCGTGATGTGGGAAGCGCAGTTCGGTGACTTCGTCAACGGCGCGCAGACGGTGGTCGACGAGTACATCTCGGCAGCCGAGCAGAAGTGGGGCCAGACGAGCGGCGTCACGCTGCTCCTCCCCCACGGCTACGAGGGCCAGGGCCCGGACCACTCCTCGGCCCGTGTCGAGCGGTTCCTCCAGCTCTGCGCCCAGAACAACATGACGGTCGCCATGCCGACCCTGCCGTCGAACTACTTCCACCTCCTGCGGTGGCAGGTGCACAACCCGCACCACAAGCCGCTGGTGGTCTTCACCCCGAAGTCGATGCTGCGCCTGAAGGCCGCCGCGTCGAAGACGGAGGAGTTCACGTCGGGTCAGTTCCGTCCCGTCATCGGCGACGAGACGGTGGACCCGGCCGCCGTCCGCAAGGTCGTCTTCGTGGCCGGCAAGCTGTACTACGACCTGGAGGCCGAGCGTCAGAAGCGCGGCATCACGGACACGGCGATCATCCGCCTCGAGCGCCTGTACCCGCTGCCGGGTGCCGAGCTCCAGGCGGAGATCAAGAAGTACCCGAACGCCGAGAAGTACCTGTGGGCGCAGGAGGAGCCGGCGAACCAGGGTGCCTGGCCGTTCATCGCGCTCAACCTGATCGACCACCTGGACCTCGCGGTCGGCGCGGACGTCCCGCACGGCGAGCGCCTGCGCCGCATCTCCCGCCCGCACGGCTCGTCCCCGGCGGTCGGCTCCGCGAAGCGCCACCAGGCCGAGCAGGAGCAGCTGGTCCGTGAGGTGTTCGAGGCGTAA